From Corvus cornix cornix isolate S_Up_H32 chromosome 5, ASM73873v5, whole genome shotgun sequence, the proteins below share one genomic window:
- the C5H14orf132 gene encoding uncharacterized protein C14orf132 homolog isoform X2 — MDLSFMAAQLPVMGGAFMDSPNEDFSTEYSLFNSSANVHAASSMQNPPEETSRSSNDAILLWIAIIATIGNIVVVGVVYAFTF; from the coding sequence cttCCTGTTATGGGAGGAGCCTTTATGGACTCACCCAACGAGGACTTTAGTACAGAGTACTCCCTGTTTAACTCATCAGCCAACGTCCATGCAGCCTCTTCCATGCAGAATCCACCAGAAGAGACATCCCGTTCTTCAAATGATGCCATATTGTTATGGATTGCAATAATAGCAACAATTGGAAATATTGTGGTTGTGGGAGTGGTGTATGCCTTCACCTTCTAG